The Candidatus Bathyarchaeota archaeon genome includes a region encoding these proteins:
- the mntR gene encoding transcriptional regulator MntR, producing the protein MKTTNTVKLSESEEGYIETIFNLIREHGYARVADIAAALNVKPPSVTSMLQKLDEQKFVTYTRYRGVVLTRKGKLLAETLKKRHQALKKFLIMIGVTEENADKDACEIEHIINRETAEKLAKFVEFVQSAPQTPPFLEHFKQYNRTGKRRKECRVKGKAKKTN; encoded by the coding sequence GTGAAAACAACAAATACAGTTAAGCTAAGTGAAAGCGAGGAAGGTTACATTGAAACAATCTTCAATCTTATTAGGGAACACGGCTATGCCCGGGTTGCTGACATAGCGGCCGCATTAAATGTAAAGCCTCCAAGCGTGACAAGCATGCTTCAAAAGCTGGATGAGCAGAAATTTGTCACCTACACACGGTATAGAGGGGTTGTACTAACCCGTAAGGGGAAGTTGCTTGCAGAAACTTTAAAAAAACGGCATCAAGCATTAAAGAAGTTCTTGATTATGATAGGAGTTACTGAAGAGAACGCTGACAAAGACGCTTGTGAGATTGAACATATAATAAATCGTGAAACTGCAGAAAAACTCGCAAAGTTCGTAGAATTTGTGCAATCAGCACCGCAAACTCCCCCATTTCTTGAACATTTCAAGCAATACAACAGAACGGGAAAACGACGCAAAGAGTGCAGAGTGAAGGGCAAAGCAAAAAAGACCAACTGA
- a CDS encoding ferrous iron transport protein A: MKKLELPLTRLRDGERGVIISINASSSHRRRRHHRKWGFQKRLEDMGLTPGTKVTVVKSAPFHGPIELQVRGSRLAIGRGMAERILVSVER, encoded by the coding sequence ATGAAAAAACTGGAACTACCACTAACTCGCCTAAGAGATGGTGAAAGGGGAGTCATAATCTCCATCAATGCATCATCAAGCCATCGCCGTAGACGTCACCACCGAAAATGGGGCTTTCAAAAAAGACTGGAAGACATGGGTCTTACCCCAGGAACCAAAGTAACAGTAGTCAAATCAGCACCTTTCCACGGTCCCATAGAACTACAAGTAAGAGGCTCCAGACTAGCGATAGGAAGGGGAATGGCAGAAAGAATTTTAGTGAGTGTAGAAAGGTGA